The bacterium genome segment CGTCTCATCAGTCACTATGTGTTGGATGACGGGCGGCTCGTTGTTTCTCATGCAGGGATGAAAGCTGATTTGCAAGGGCGAGGATCAGGCCGCGTTCGCGATTTTGCTCTGTATGGAGAAACAAGCGGTGAAACGGATGAGTACGGTTTGCCGATCCGCTACAACTGGGCGTCTGATTACCGCGGCAAAGCGATTGTTGTGTACGGTCATACGCCTGTGCCGGAACCGGAATGGCTCAACGGTACGATCAACGTTGATACGGGATGTGTATTTGGAGGAAAACTGACAGCCTTACGGTATCCGGAAAAGGATCTTGTATCGGTGCCGGCGAGATTCACGTACTATGCTCCGGCAAAACCATTTCTGGAAGAAGAGAAACAAGCACCGGCTCTGACCGCGCAGCAACAACACGATGATCTGCTGGATATTGAAGATGTGATCGGAAAGCGGATCATCTCAACATCGCTTTATCGCAATGTGACCGTTCGTGAAGAAAATGCCATTGCTGCACTCGAAGTGATGAGCCGTTTCGCGGTCAGCCCAAAATGGCTGATCTACCTTCCGCCAACGATGTCGCCTTGCGAAACGAGTAATGAACCTGGATTGCTGGAGCATCCGGCAGAAGCTTTCTCATATTACAGGACGCACGGAGCCGGCAGAGTTGTCTGCGAGGAAAAGCACATGGGATCGCGTGCGGTCGTCATTGTGTGCCGTGAGGAAAAGACGGCGGTGAAACGCTTTGGCGTGTTCGAAGGATTTGGGATTTGCTACACTCGCACGGGCCGTCGTTTCTTTGAAGATCGGGAACTGGAGCAGCAAGTGCTGGAACAGATTCATTCGGCTTTGAGCGCTGCGAGCATCTGGGAAACGTTTCAAACGGACTGGGTCTGTCTCGATTGTGAGTTGATGCCCTGGTCCGCGAAGGCTCAGGATCTGCTTCAAAGCCAGTATGCCGCGGTCGGAACTGCGGCAAATGCGGCGCTGCAGCAGTCGATTCAAGCTTTGAATTGTGCGGGTCAGAGCGATTTGGTCGAGAGTCACAAGGATCGATTGTCGATGATCGATCAATATGTTGATGCGTACAGGGGATACTGCTGGTCCGTCAGGTCTGTTTCTGATTTGAAGCTCGCGCCGTTTCATTTGTTGGCTACGGAAGGAAAGGTTCATATTGACCGTGATCACGTATGGCATATGGAATCGCTGCAGCGGATTTGCGAAACTTCGCCGGAGTCGATTCTTCTGCAAACGAAATATAGAGTTGTCGATCTAACAGATACACAGAGCTGCGAAGATGGAATCGCATGGTGGAAAGAGCTAACGGAAAACGGAAATGAAGGAATGGTTGTGAAGCCTTTTGATTTTGTTATGCGTGGAAGGAGAGGCCTGTTGCAACCCGCGATCAAGTGCCGGGGGCGGGAATATCTGCGCATCATCTATGGACCGGAGTATACGCATCCTGAGAATTTGGAGCGGCTCCGTTCCCGCGGGCTCTCCACAAAACGTTCCCTTGCTCTGCGCGAATTTGCGCTGGGTGTTGAAGCGCTTGAGCGCTTCGTACGTCTGGAGCCTCTGCGACGCGTCCATGAATGTGTGTTTGGCGCTCTCGCTCTTGAAAGTGAACCGGTCGATCCGAGATTATGATGTGAAACTGGCCTGACGCACACTTCTGATGTAGTATCGGGAAAACATGGAGTGGTTAAGGCAGC includes the following:
- a CDS encoding polynucleotide kinase-phosphatase; translated protein: MKITIPELSVVVLIGASGSGKSTFARKHFKPTELLSSDFFRGLVSDDENDQTATERAFEALHFVATKRLESAKLTVIDATNVQQEARQPLVQLARKFHAFAVVIVLKVPEKICLKRNETRSDRQFGSHVVRQHCQLLRRSIRNLEREGFRYVYVLDSPEEVDTAEVERQPLWNNRRFDHGPFDIIGDIHGCFDELAELLNRLGYQVDQTDSESSYRVVHPEGRRVVFLGDLVDRGPKTPEVLRLVMDMVDSGTALCVPGNHDTKLLRKLNGKDVRITHGLAESLKQLENEPPEFIQRVSKFLDRLISHYVLDDGRLVVSHAGMKADLQGRGSGRVRDFALYGETSGETDEYGLPIRYNWASDYRGKAIVVYGHTPVPEPEWLNGTINVDTGCVFGGKLTALRYPEKDLVSVPARFTYYAPAKPFLEEEKQAPALTAQQQHDDLLDIEDVIGKRIISTSLYRNVTVREENAIAALEVMSRFAVSPKWLIYLPPTMSPCETSNEPGLLEHPAEAFSYYRTHGAGRVVCEEKHMGSRAVVIVCREEKTAVKRFGVFEGFGICYTRTGRRFFEDRELEQQVLEQIHSALSAASIWETFQTDWVCLDCELMPWSAKAQDLLQSQYAAVGTAANAALQQSIQALNCAGQSDLVESHKDRLSMIDQYVDAYRGYCWSVRSVSDLKLAPFHLLATEGKVHIDRDHVWHMESLQRICETSPESILLQTKYRVVDLTDTQSCEDGIAWWKELTENGNEGMVVKPFDFVMRGRRGLLQPAIKCRGREYLRIIYGPEYTHPENLERLRSRGLSTKRSLALREFALGVEALERFVRLEPLRRVHECVFGALALESEPVDPRL